From the Drosophila simulans strain w501 chromosome 2L, Prin_Dsim_3.1, whole genome shotgun sequence genome, the window CTTTTATGAATGCTACTGCGTTGGAGTCGGAGTCTGAGTCCGGATACGCATCTGGAGGAGAACGGCGCCGGAGGCATCCATCAAAATGGTCTTCAGCTATGCGTGCATGGTGCTCCAGCGCATCGTGGTGCCAGCGGTCCTGGTACTCGGTGAGTAGTTCGATTTTTAGTATAAGAATTCAAATTGTTACATCCAATTAATACATTACCGATTTTCTTGTATCTTTAGCTGCCCTGATGCGACCAGTGGGCATATCCTTTGTGTACCTTCTGATGTTCTTTGTGTCGCCCTTTGTCCCGCTGGCCACGCGACGCAACTTCAAAGGATCTGTGACTGCCTTCTTCATCATCCTGCTGACGTTGAGCACGCTGGTCCTCTTGGGTCACATAACGCTCCAGATTCTGGCGGTCAGCCTCACGCTGCCCATCTACAACTGCTCGTTCAGTGAGCGTCTGCTGCGTCACATTGGCTTCGTGAGCTTTATTGATCTACAGTGGGTGTTTTGTCGATCACGTGGTGCCTTTGCCGGTTTAttaatactatatattttgtagGCCATTTGCCATCATCGAATGGCTGGTGCCTGAGGTGTTGGTTTTCGCCACCTCCCTGGGTTCGTATCTCACGGTGAAGCGAGTGGCCTCTCAGCCCGTCGGCGCCGAGCAGCTGGAGAACGGCGAAGTGGTCGATGGCCAGGCGGAAAACGCCCAGACATCTTCTCAGCCATCTGGCGCAGATGCCAATGGAGGAGATGTGCAACAGGCCACGGTCACCACGccactgcagcaacagcagcagcagctgaggAAACGAGTGTCCATGATCAGCCAGCATATTCACTTTGAGGGCTTGGTCAAGATCTGTAAGTAGGAACTACTTATGGTGAAGCCACTTGAAACGTAACATTATAGGGATAATTAGCATACAAATCTTGTTGTATCAAGCATTAGTCTGAAAATACCCAAACTTTAGTTTGCCTACCACATTTTCCAGAAGTTGTTCAGACAACATCTCCGTGGAATTCATGGGCTCCCCGCACACGAAtgtttttcaatcaaatttaatgaatcGCTTCCATCGACAGCTCCTCTGTTCTGCCTGGCCACGCTGTTCTTTGCGGCCGTGCTGCGTCCGTCGGTGCCTGGCGGATTTTACTTTCTCATTTTCCTGCTGGCCGGCACCTACTGGGCAACATGCCAGACGCTGCAACGGTGCGTGTCCCATCAACGCCATCAATTCCGGACATCCTACTCACTTTTCCCTTTGTATTCTCGCACCATTTTTTGTTGCAGGGGCTTCGCTTTGTTGCTGCGCTGCGTGATGGTCGTCCTCGTGCTGCACTCCCTGTCCATTGTGTCCTACCAGACGCCATGGATGCAGAGCCACCTCAATCATACCACCCTGACAGCCCGGTAAGTAGAGGAGGGGTGGAAGAAGTGCCGGGAAATCATCAGACTATCATCTTTCTCTGCCCATCAGGTTGATTGGACTGGAACCGCTTATTGAATCCTACTGCTCGCCGGATATACGAGTCTTTCTGTACAATAATAAGCTATCCCTGGACTCGTACCTCAATCCCTTTGCGTTGTTCTTTGCCTACTTCGCACTGGCCCTGACCACCAAGCATCTCATTAAGCCACGGGTAAGTTTCAATTGTGGGAAAATTAAATCCAAAAGTCTTTCAGTGACGGAACAGCTCTTACTCTGGTTTAGACTGATTTAGAGCAACTAACACAGATTATGATATTAAACAACAGACTTGATTTAACAAGACTGAAAGCGGGtttaattagaaatatttACTACTTCTTTTGactaaattttaaaaaagataaACGTTCTGAATGGAACTAAATCGCTTTCATTCTTCTTAAAAATCTGGCCAACACTGGGATATAGTTTTATCTGCTCTTAATTTCTGCTCTTCCTATGCTGCCATACGCATCCGGAAAAACCACTTCAATCAAATCTTTCAAATCTTCTAACACAAAAATCTCTGCACGcctaaacaaaaacatgatAAACACTCCTAACACCTAACAAACAACCAATTGTCACTAACACACCACACCGAACACCTGAACACCTAAACACCTAAACATCCAAATCCACGAACACCGGAACACCGAACTCCTTAGCTGGAGCCCAAACCCGCCACCGCATTTGGGCAGCAACTAGATTGcaatagcagcagcatcaacaacacCACCGGCAACAAGGTCAACCGCCAGCTATCGCTGCTCACCTCGCAGACATCGCGGGGTCGTCGGGATGGGTCGAATCCTGGCGGAGGTGGAACCACCATTaccaccaccacgaccaccacCAACGCCACCTCCTCCACTGCAATCCGCAATCAGCGCTTGAGTGTAAGCGAGCGAGTGGATTGGGCCAGGGTTTCTGTTTTGATCTCCATTCAGTGTGTGAATGTTGAATATTTCTGGGGATTTTGGGGGCACAATGAATTGGAATGGGTGTACTAGAATGGGGACACAGAAAATTCCCAATAATCCGGCTTACCTAGATGACCTGAAAAGTATAATCCATTACGAAAACTTGATGGAAAACTTATCTTGGCTtgaatgtttttatttgcatacttacTTTTCAAATGCACTAataggtttatttttttttgttctaaATACAATTACagtctttaaatttaaattaataatgcgAGGATAATGAAATTAGTATCAGGTTTAGAACTAGGACAAACACTAAACACAATTAGTGGCCGCAACTAAAACCCAACTAAATGTTCGTCTGTGCCTTAATGTTTAACCCCAAAACTGCGCCGAAATTTATCCGATTTGTGTGCGCTTTTGCTGAAGTCTGAccacaattttctttttctttgcgattttcctgccattttcctttttgtatgtttgtttttcttttgatttttgtttatgctCTCTCTTTTATTACTTCCGCTTTAGGTTTCTTTGCGCCGAGATCAGCGTGCAACGTTGAATGAACCGACTGAGACGACGCCTGTACGTAAACTAACTCCACTTTGCGCCAATAGCGTGTATCTTTCTCCCAGCCTAACCCCAAAGCCTAATCATTAGACTAGTTCTAGCCTATCTCTATCTCTGCCTCTGTCTCTCTATGTATCATTTGGATTAAGCTTTCCTAACGTCTGCCATTTGTCTATGTTAAACTGTACTCGTCTAAATCTAACATCTCTAGCGATCTGTAGTACTAATCGCTGTAGTATTTCCCCCGATATCAAGGGATATTCTAACCCATACTATAAACTAAACATTGTACTAACTGCGCCAgtgtgtctgtatgtatgtgttcTGGGTCATAGAGCACCGCCAAAGCGATACAAAATAGTTTGCAACTCTCACCCGGATAGTTAACCATCGCCATCAACACCCGTAGTGCCCTAGAACTTTAGAACTCTTTGTCTGTACATATCTTGTTTAGTAAGCTGATCTCTCTTCTTAATGTCTGTCCTGTTAAACCCAATCTCTGAGCTAATAAAAACATATCTGAATCTATAGTTGGTGCGGCAAAGCACGCGAAAGGCACGCACACCCCAACCGCTGGAAAGTGGATCCTCGGTGGCACCCAGTGTCACCCAGCGGGGCAATGACATTCAGCTGGACTCGATGGAGCAGCGATCGGAACAGGAGAACACCACCACATCCATACTGGATCAAATATCGTATGGATTCGTCAGCGTGGGAGGATTCATATATCAGAACAGCTATATATTCACCAACATTCTTATGATGGTAAGTCAGTGTACATATATCTTTAAGTTATGGTATAgtttttcaaatattcaatCTCTTGATAGGCCTGGTCCATAGTGTATCACAGTTGGCTGACTTTTGTCCTGTTGCTGTGGGCCAACGTGCTGTGGATGATTCCGAACCAGAGGAAGGCCATGATGCGGTCCAGTCCCTTTATAGTCTTGTATGCTGAGGCCCTGTTGATTGCCCAATACATATACGGCATGGATCTCAACAACGAAGAGCTGCCCACGAGCGTTCCCGTAAGATGACACTTAAATTacgaattaaatttaattaactgaaGTATTTGCAGACTGCGGGCATTAACCTGCAACAAATCGGCTTCGAACGACCCATCGAGAACCAAATGCGTCCATGTGTGCCGCTGATCGTGAAGACAGCGTTTGTGCTAATGTTTTGGGTGACATCACGACAGTTCTTCAAGGAGAAGCGCGATCGGCGAAGGGACAGCACTCTGGCGGACATCATTGCCCCACTGCAGATCACAGTGGGATCGGCTGGCTCCAGCTACCTCATCAACGATGGCAAGAAGACCTCAAAGTTCCTAAAGAAGGCCGGCGATGTGATCAAGAATCTACTGGTGCGCCTGTGGATCTGGCTACTCGTGCTGGTTATCTTCCTTTGCGCCATCACTGGCGAGAACATGACCGGCTTCCGCATCTGCTACATGGCCCTGTTCCTATTCTTCTTGCTAGTCTTTCAATCGTCGTCCAAGGCGTGGGTTAAGATCATGTACGGCTTCTGGCTGTTTCTGATCTTCTATGCCATGTCCATACTTATATTGATCTACACATATCAATTCGACAAGTTCGACAAGTACTGGAGCGACTATCTCAATGTGTCCGCGACTTTGTAAGTTGGCTTGTTTTCTAAACTAATATCTTTAAGTAGACCATgttcaataaaatcaatatgtttgttttttaggCAAAAGGACATCGGCCTTAAGCGGTATCAGACCAAGGATCTGTTCCTCCATTTGGTCTCACCAACGATAATTGTGATCCTGACCGTCATCCAAGTGCACTACTTCCACAAGCGCTTCATCGCATcattgcaacagcagccgtTGGCTGGCGGATCGGCACAGCAGAAACCCACGGAGACAACTGCCTTGGAACCGGCGCCATCGAAGCGACGTGGCAGCGCCGGTTCACTGCGTAGATCCCAGGGTCCATCGGCGGAGGCTGCTCCAGGAGCCACCACCGATTTCGAGACATCTGTGCGAGACTTGGTGCGCATATCGTTCCGCAAGATCAAGAACAAGTCGGAGTACATCTTCAAGAACTTCAAGGATGTCTTCTGGCGCTTCCTGGAGCTGCACATCATGAAGGCTGTGTATATCGCAGCCTTCGTGTGCAGTGTCAGTGAAGTCTGCGTACTGCACATTATCTTTGTGGGTTTCTGTGTGCTGGGCGCCACCTCGCGGAAGGCCGTCCAGGTGGTGATCAGCCGCCTCATCTCGTTCATTGTCACCGTCATAGTTCTGTCCAAGATGATCTACCAGATCGAGTACTTGAGTCACTCGCAGCACAACGTGGTTTGTGTAAGTTAATGTTATCCCATTGAGAAAGCTCATTATATTTTAATCTTAATCATATTTCGCAGTCTGACAACCGGACTGCCAACAATGCCGAGTGGATTGGCCTCACCAAGGCTGACAAGGTAACTGGCGGACTGATGAGCCTGTTGCGCACCTACATCATCTACATGGTTATTGTGACCATGCACGCAGTGATCAGTTTGCGGCAGCTTCAAATGCGCGTCAAGATCGGAGCACTGAATGCTCCACCCACCAAGCTGCTGTTCCCCAATATTATTCGAGCTGATGCTGAGAAGGATCTGGTGGGACTGGTCAAGTATCTCCTCAACTTTGGCTTCTACAAATTCGGCATTGAGATATCGCTAATCGCGCTGGTCTCCACCATCACATATCGTCAGGATATTGTGGCCGTAGTCTATGCTCTGTGGCTTGTGGTGCTATTGCTTCTACGGAGATCGCAGTGCGCCAAAATATGGGGCGTTTTTCAGGCATTCTTTGCCATCTCCATACTGACACAGTACATAGTGCTGGTAGGACTGCCGCCGAGCTCTTGCCTGGGTATGATATGAATCAATCAATATAAATGCagttttataacttttttgtGTGCCTTGCAGTGTTTCCCTGGGATGAAGGTCCCTTCGGCGAGGGCATACAACGCTGGACGATGCTGCCAGGAGCCCTGCACTTCAACCACGTACCCAAGCTGATCTTCGACTTCATTGTCTTGGTCATTCTGAACCGACAGAAGAGTATCTTCTGCATCGAACAGCGTTATGCCAGTAACGACGACTATCCGGGTGGCAGCAATCGCAGTGTGATCGCGGATATTGCTCAGCTAGGTCGCGTTCCCTTCGACAATCCCACCCACGACTTTTGCTCGTACATACGGAACTACTCGGACATCCTCAAGAACGGAGTGCTGTGCGGCTTCTACTGGTTTACTCTGGCAGTTGTTTTCTTGGCCGGCACCAATATTGCGGATCTGCTGGCACTGGGTTATCTGATCGGAGCGTTTATCTTCCTGTGGCAGGGATCGGATTTCTATCTGCGTCCCATACACACCATCATCTTTCGCTGGAAGTGGCTGCTGGCATtcaatgtggccaacatacTCATCAAGACGTCCTTCCAAATGGCCGGCTGTTTGTTCATGACCCAACTGACGAAAGACTGCTGCTGGCTGGTGCACATGCTCGGCATCACCTGTACGAGCAATGTGCTTACAGAGCAAATAATGCTGCCAGAGGAGGCTGAACTGGCGCTTAAGCCAGGCGAATGTCCCAAGATCACCCACCAGGTGGTTCTCCTGTGGGACACGATTTGCTTCGCCTTCATCATCTTCCAGCTGCGCATATTCAAGTCGCATTACTTCTGTCACATCATAACGGACACCAAAGCAAATAACATCCTGGCCTCAAGGTGGGTTTTTAAATCTCTGGTCATTCTATAAATTgattgaacaatttttatcACAGAGGAGCCGACATCATTGAGAGTCTACGACATAAGCAGATTGCCCATCGTCACGACCATGAAAAGCAGGTGCTGCATAAGATCAAGCGAAAGATGGAGCGCATCCGTGCCACGCAGCAGAAGATGCTTCGGCCCTTGGACAAACAAACCCACTTCGACGGTAAGTGCTTGCACCATCACTTCCAGGGGTTTTTTCCTCCCCTTTCTGTAATTTTTTGGAGCTCGAACTTCTCGTCGCGTTTTTTGCAATTTCCCCTTTTGTATTTTGATCGTTGGAAATTGTCGCGTGTGTGTCTTACATTAATCTTTGGCTTCGTGAAGGGCGACGCACGCCCTCAGAGCACGCCATGTCCGATGTGGCGCCTTTGGCCCACAATAGCAGCTTCACCTCTTGTCAAGGATCTGGCTATCTGACCCCAGATGAGCATAGCTCCGCCAGCTCTGGCACTTCATCGCCAGCCAGAGCTTCGATCCTCTCCAGCAGTGGAGGCAGCGTGGAAAGCGTGGACAGCGCAGACGCTGCCGTGATTATTGAACCGGAAATCAATGTGATGCCATGTGAGGAGATTACGGACTATGTGGATGTGCAGTCGGTCAGCGAGGAGGAGACAACTGTGGCAATGCCCAAGAAGCATCTGAGCTCTCAATCGAAGGAATGTGTTTTCAAAAGCCCAGAGCCCTCGAAGCCAACCACGCCGAGTACGGATGCGTTGTCTACTCTCCTGACCGAGGGATTTTTGGAACCGAAAAGGATCTCTTTGGGATTAGCTCCTCCTGAGCTAAGTCCCCCTGTTGGTATGCAGTGCCTGGCTCCTCCGTTGGCTGCTTATGCCACAGCCATGGCTTCTAGTGCAGCCAGCTCTGTGCTGTCCTCCAATCTGACTCCAAATCTTCGACGAGAACATCGCCGCCAGTCGTCAACCAATGCCGCTGTTTCCTGGAACGAAACTGTATCCATCAAACGGTCGCCCATGAAAAAGCAAATGGTAAAAAGTGGAAAGTGCGGGATGCAAACCGTTCATATTGTGTTATTTAGATTAAAGTGttgatttgattaattaattaattaatttagaaattgaaaaactaa encodes:
- the LOC6731448 gene encoding piezo-type mechanosensitive ion channel component isoform X15; its protein translation is MVFSYACMVLQRIVVPAVLVLAALMRPVGISFVYLLMFFVSPFVPLATRRNFKGSVTAFFIILLTLSTLVLLGHITLQILAVSLTLPIYNCSFSERLLRHIGFVSFIDLQPFAIIEWLVPEVLVFATSLGSYLTVKRVASQPVGAEQLENGEVVDGQAENAQTSSQPSGADANGGDVQQATVTTPLQQQQQQLRKRVSMISQHIHFEGLVKISPLFCLATLFFAAVLRPSVPGGFYFLIFLLAGTYWATCQTLQRGFALLLRCVMVVLVLHSLSIVSYQTPWMQSHLNHTTLTARLIGLEPLIESYCSPDIRVFLYNNKLSLDSYLNPFALFFAYFALALTTKHLIKPRLEPKPATAFGQQLDCNSSSINNTTGNKVNRQLSLLTSQTSRGRRDGSNPGGGGTTITTTTTTTNATSSTAIRNQRLSVSLRRDQRATLNEPTETTPLVRQSTRKARTPQPLESGSSVAPSVTQRGNDIQLDSMEQRSEQENTTTSILDQISYGFVSVGGFIYQNSYIFTNILMMAWSIVYHSWLTFVLLLWANVLWMIPNQRKAMMRSSPFIVLYAEALLIAQYIYGMDLNNEELPTSVPYLQTAGINLQQIGFERPIENQMRPCVPLIVKTAFVLMFWVTSRQFFKEKRDRRRDSTLADIIAPLQITVGSAGSSYLINDGKKTSKFLKKAGDVIKNLLVRLWIWLLVLVIFLCAITGENMTGFRICYMALFLFFLLVFQSSSKAWVKIMYGFWLFLIFYAMSILILIYTYQFDKFDKYWSDYLNVSATLQKDIGLKRYQTKDLFLHLVSPTIIVILTVIQVHYFHKRFIASLQQQPLAGGSAQQKPTETTALEPAPSKRRGSAGSLRRSQGPSAEAAPGATTDFETSVRDLVRISFRKIKNKSEYIFKNFKDVFWRFLELHIMKAVYIAAFVCSVSEVCVLHIIFVGFCVLGATSRKAVQVVISRLISFIVTVIVLSKMIYQIEYLSHSQHNVVCSDNRTANNAEWIGLTKADKVTGGLMSLLRTYIIYMVIVTMHAVISLRQLQMRVKIGALNAPPTKLLFPNIIRADAEKDLVGLVKYLLNFGFYKFGIEISLIALVSTITYRQDIVAVVYALWLVVLLLLRRSQCAKIWGVFQAFFAISILTQYIVLVGLPPSSCLVFPWDEGPFGEGIQRWTMLPGALHFNHVPKLIFDFIVLVILNRQKSIFCIEQRYASNDDYPGGSNRSVIADIAQLGRVPFDNPTHDFCSYIRNYSDILKNGVLCGFYWFTLAVVFLAGTNIADLLALGYLIGAFIFLWQGSDFYLRPIHTIIFRWKWLLAFNVANILIKTSFQMAGCLFMTQLTKDCCWLVHMLGITCTSNVLTEQIMLPEEAELALKPGECPKITHQVVLLWDTICFAFIIFQLRIFKSHYFCHIITDTKANNILASRGADIIESLRHKQIAHRHDHEKQVLHKIKRKMERIRATQQKMLRPLDKQTHFDEHGYPLPAPTVRRRKEIKLHPHATRAGDYYMFEEMDDKFELDLIHDEIDFLEEENITESEMKMQRRKTLYDLLPASGLTRYIYLNPQKSKDAPPGEFPSTSKGISKERDAATASSSASPAPTRDVGDLPVIPPPSTGLGREQTSKETSDSKSKMEVDSGEVTAKDSDEDFDTNPIIRLLEGFLVTLTIRLNRFSRNYRFVNRILAGEKKTLKESSSLNRLGLSSAAAMFHFLKSNLESAGEFNLEEENFAQRDHHIIVEVLISSWYALLANTDLICYIVVFINQVVNASLISLPLPIMVFLWGTLSLPRPTKTFWVTLIAYTQAIVLIKCIFQFKLIWSNYHQLPNQPLTPAKIFGVENKAHYAIYDLILLLVLFLHRYLLKSQGLWKSGYKDTDNQFTKPTASIDERDDSDNLSQPDSRQLNDDAAQKLSLQVSQASLPGSPDFSKTGINQLERTKYTSSLYKFFFSLVHKSRLATDVYALMFLCDFVNFFVLLFGFTAFGTQQTESDEGVQTYLAENKVPIPFLIMLLVQFLLIVIDRALYLRKALVNKIIFHFFSVIGIHIWMFFVVPAVTERTFNSLAPPIIFYVIKCFYMLLSSYQIKSGYPKRILGNFFTKGFSMVNMIAFKVYMQIPFLYELRTILDWVCIDSTMTIFDWLKMEDIFSNIYLIRCTRQSETDFPAMRAQKKASLSKLIMGGTVVLLIVICIWGPLCLFALGNAVGTSNVPFHVSLSIRIGPYDPIYTTNNYDSIFEINPEMYSQMTNAYIKEKQALTFIAGYDATDVAAVRLAGNSPSLWNIAPPDRQRLLNDLRNNHTLKARFSYSLTRKAPAKGLKENVGDEHAISLDESFEGRAALIHMLSETHDVEPIHSNGTTNGTTPEVEEVVVIPGMIPKFIKVLNSGDAAVVSVLSPKHYDYRPLVIKMHRDNETNGLWWEIRDYCNDTFYNETLSKFAYSNCTSGIVMYTFNDKKFPSTFSFLTAGGIIGLYTTFVLLASRFMKSFIGGQNRKIMFEDLPYVDRVLQLCLDIYLVREALEFALEEDLFAKLLFLYRSPETLIKWTRPKEEYVDDDGDTDSIPSRMSVRRPEQLQPQQPQ
- the LOC6731448 gene encoding piezo-type mechanosensitive ion channel component isoform X11, which encodes MVFSYACMVLQRIVVPAVLVLAALMRPVGISFVYLLMFFVSPFVPLATRRNFKGSVTAFFIILLTLSTLVLLGHITLQILAVSLTLPIYNCSFSERLLRHIGFVSFIDLQPFAIIEWLVPEVLVFATSLGSYLTVKRVASQPVGAEQLENGEVVDGQAENAQTSSQPSGADANGGDVQQATVTTPLQQQQQQLRKRVSMISQHIHFEGLVKISPLFCLATLFFAAVLRPSVPGGFYFLIFLLAGTYWATCQTLQRGFALLLRCVMVVLVLHSLSIVSYQTPWMQSHLNHTTLTARLIGLEPLIESYCSPDIRVFLYNNKLSLDSYLNPFALFFAYFALALTTKHLIKPRLVRQSTRKARTPQPLESGSSVAPSVTQRGNDIQLDSMEQRSEQENTTTSILDQISYGFVSVGGFIYQNSYIFTNILMMAWSIVYHSWLTFVLLLWANVLWMIPNQRKAMMRSSPFIVLYAEALLIAQYIYGMDLNNEELPTSVPYLQTAGINLQQIGFERPIENQMRPCVPLIVKTAFVLMFWVTSRQFFKEKRDRRRDSTLADIIAPLQITVGSAGSSYLINDGKKTSKFLKKAGDVIKNLLVRLWIWLLVLVIFLCAITGENMTGFRICYMALFLFFLLVFQSSSKAWVKIMYGFWLFLIFYAMSILILIYTYQFDKFDKYWSDYLNVSATLQKDIGLKRYQTKDLFLHLVSPTIIVILTVIQVHYFHKRFIASLQQQPLAGGSAQQKPTETTALEPAPSKRRGSAGSLRRSQGPSAEAAPGATTDFETSVRDLVRISFRKIKNKSEYIFKNFKDVFWRFLELHIMKAVYIAAFVCSVSEVCVLHIIFVGFCVLGATSRKAVQVVISRLISFIVTVIVLSKMIYQIEYLSHSQHNVVCSDNRTANNAEWIGLTKADKVTGGLMSLLRTYIIYMVIVTMHAVISLRQLQMRVKIGALNAPPTKLLFPNIIRADAEKDLVGLVKYLLNFGFYKFGIEISLIALVSTITYRQDIVAVVYALWLVVLLLLRRSQCAKIWGVFQAFFAISILTQYIVLVGLPPSSCLVFPWDEGPFGEGIQRWTMLPGALHFNHVPKLIFDFIVLVILNRQKSIFCIEQRYASNDDYPGGSNRSVIADIAQLGRVPFDNPTHDFCSYIRNYSDILKNGVLCGFYWFTLAVVFLAGTNIADLLALGYLIGAFIFLWQGSDFYLRPIHTIIFRWKWLLAFNVANILIKTSFQMAGCLFMTQLTKDCCWLVHMLGITCTSNVLTEQIMLPEEAELALKPGECPKITHQVVLLWDTICFAFIIFQLRIFKSHYFCHIITDTKANNILASRGADIIESLRHKQIAHRHDHEKQVLHKIKRKMERIRATQQKMLRPLDKQTHFDEHGYPLPAPTVRRRKEIKLHPHATRAGDYYMFEEMDDKFELDLIHDEIDFLEEENITESEMKMQRRKTLYDLLPASGLTRYIYLNPQKSKDAPPGEFPSTSKGISKERDAATASSSASPAPTRDVGDLPVIPPPSTGLGREQTSKETSDSKSKMEVDSGEVTAKDSDEDFDTNPIIRLLEGFLVTLTIRLNRFSRNYRFVNRILAGEKKTLKESSSLNRLGLSSAAAMFHFLKSNLESDESDPPASSSTPRRVVIAPPNATEHSDPTSTTLNTNTTTTPLSPPEPLQPTTTSTPQQQHQHIRAAEEIIELPVDTVDGVAHRKQSINSSPPAKGTMLSRKSDCGLPEIRIKAPSVERGAHYYHNHHSGGGSGSLSKHWSYEQVDSAGEFNLEEENFAQRDHHIIVEVLISSWYALLANTDLICYIVVFINQVVNASLISLPLPIMVFLWGTLSLPRPTKTFWVTLIAYTQAIVLIKCIFQFKLIWSNYHQLPNQPLTPAKIFGVENKAHYAIYDLILLLVLFLHRYLLKSQGLWKSGYKDTDNQFTKPTASIDERDDSDNLSQPDSRQLNDDAAQKLSLQVSQASLPGSPDFSKTGINQLERTKYTSSLYKFFFSLVHKSRLATDVYALMFLCDFVNFFVLLFGFTAFGTQQTESDEGVQTYLAENKVPIPFLIMLLVQFLLIVIDRALYLRKALVNKIIFHFFSVIGIHIWMFFVVPAVTERTFNSLAPPIIFYVIKCFYMLLSSYQIKSGYPKRILGNFFTKGFSMVNMIAFKVYMQIPFLYELRTILDWVCIDSTMTIFDWLKMEDIFSNIYLIRCTRQSETDFPAMRAQKKASLSKLIMGGTVVLLIVICIWGPLCLFALGNAVGTSNVPFHVSLSIRIGPYDPIYTTNNYDSIFEINPEMYSQMTNAYIKEKQALTFIAGYDATDVAAVRLAGNSPSLWNIAPPDRQRLLNDLRNNHTLKARFSYSLTRKAPAKGLKENVGDEHAISLDESFEGRAALIHMLSETHDVEPIHSNGTTNGTTPEVEEVVVIPGMIPKFIKVLNSGDAAVVSVLSPKHYDYRPLVIKMHRDNETNGLWWEIRDYCNDTFYNETLSKFAYSNCTSGIVMYTFNDKKFPSTFSFLTAGGIIGLYTTFVLLASRFMKSFIGGQNRKIMFEDLPYVDRVLQLCLDIYLVREALEFALEEDLFAKLLFLYRSPETLIKWTRPKEEYVDDDGDTDSIPSRMSVRRPEQLQPQQPQ